One window of the Rhodococcus sovatensis genome contains the following:
- a CDS encoding CYTH and CHAD domain-containing protein: MVSIQTEREDKFDVDSDFILPADDQLVPNGGSAETSEVELVSTYFDTEDLDLLQRGITVRRRRGDADTGWHAKVPADKARTEIRLPLGSGEDASVPDELAGLLVGVSLGKQLGPVATLTSLRRLHVLADRDGGVVAELADDSVTVDLPGADGHTWREVEVELGPAGSESVLKQVGKILQAAGARPGSHPSKFHRAVRSSAEPVHTGTIGLVADYLNEQTQAIFAGDVYLRRGMDPIHSTRVAIRRYRSTIRVFGDMFDEGRASVLDTELSWYAGLLGEVRDRQVQRARFAESLSELPDYLVLGPVAARIENDLLAEQLRFRAVVATELDGERYRALLEELAEWARGLPLAPVASKIDDDDLDALARKAGKKARKRVAAATSSAEDEALHRARKAGKRARYAAELVKPIVGKKEAKARIARYTNVQEILGEHQDAVVAAATLLELGRKAGVTPGENGFTFGLLYAQEVHAAAAARAAMTAADS, encoded by the coding sequence ATGGTTTCGATACAGACCGAACGCGAGGACAAGTTCGATGTGGACTCAGACTTCATCCTGCCTGCGGATGACCAGCTAGTCCCGAATGGAGGGTCGGCCGAGACGTCGGAGGTGGAGCTCGTGAGCACCTACTTCGACACCGAGGATCTCGACCTTCTGCAGCGAGGGATCACCGTGCGTCGCCGCCGAGGTGACGCCGACACCGGCTGGCACGCGAAAGTGCCCGCAGACAAGGCGCGCACCGAAATTCGTCTTCCGCTCGGATCGGGTGAGGACGCGTCCGTTCCGGACGAGCTCGCAGGCCTCCTCGTCGGTGTGTCGCTAGGAAAGCAACTGGGTCCGGTTGCGACGTTGACATCGCTGCGTCGGCTGCACGTATTGGCGGATCGGGACGGCGGCGTCGTGGCCGAACTCGCTGACGACAGTGTGACCGTCGATCTGCCGGGTGCAGACGGCCACACGTGGCGGGAGGTGGAAGTCGAACTGGGCCCAGCGGGGTCGGAATCGGTGCTGAAACAGGTCGGAAAAATACTCCAGGCCGCCGGGGCACGGCCCGGATCGCATCCGTCGAAGTTCCACCGCGCTGTGCGCTCCTCGGCGGAGCCCGTCCATACGGGCACGATCGGGTTGGTTGCGGACTATCTGAACGAGCAGACGCAGGCCATCTTCGCCGGCGACGTCTATCTCCGGCGTGGGATGGATCCAATCCACTCGACCAGGGTGGCGATTCGGCGCTACCGAAGCACGATCCGAGTGTTCGGGGATATGTTCGACGAGGGCCGAGCGTCCGTGTTGGACACCGAACTCTCCTGGTATGCAGGGCTACTCGGTGAGGTCCGCGATCGTCAGGTGCAGCGCGCGCGATTCGCCGAATCGTTGAGTGAACTACCCGACTACCTGGTGCTGGGACCGGTCGCCGCGCGGATCGAGAACGATCTCCTCGCCGAGCAGCTCAGATTTCGGGCAGTCGTGGCTACCGAACTCGACGGGGAGCGATACCGCGCGTTGTTGGAAGAACTCGCCGAATGGGCCCGTGGTCTTCCGCTCGCTCCTGTCGCGTCGAAGATCGACGACGACGATCTCGACGCACTGGCCCGCAAGGCAGGCAAGAAGGCGAGAAAGCGCGTGGCTGCTGCAACATCGAGCGCGGAGGACGAGGCATTGCACCGAGCGCGCAAGGCTGGCAAACGGGCACGGTATGCCGCGGAGCTGGTCAAGCCCATCGTCGGCAAGAAGGAAGCGAAAGCACGAATAGCGCGCTACACCAACGTCCAGGAAATTCTGGGAGAGCATCAGGACGCAGTCGTGGCAGCTGCGACGCTGCTGGAGTTGGGCCGAAAGGCGGGCGTCACTCCCGGTGAGAACGGCTTCACGTTCGGGTTGCTGTACGCCCAAGAGGTCCACGCGGCAGCGGCCGCACGGGCAGCGATGACGGCGGCCGACTCGTAG
- the dcd gene encoding dCTP deaminase, whose translation MLLSDRDIRAEVSAGNLGIEPFDASMVQPSSVDVRLDKLFRVFNNTRYTHIDPSKQQDELTSLVEPAESEPFVLHPGEFVLGSTLELTTLPDYLAGRLEGKSSLGRLGLLTHSTAGFIDPGFSGHITLELSNVANLPITLWPGMKIGQLCLFKLSSPSEHPYGSAQVGSKYQGQRGPTPSKAYLNFVQSPVN comes from the coding sequence GTGCTGCTTTCCGACCGCGACATCCGTGCTGAAGTGTCCGCCGGCAACCTGGGTATCGAGCCCTTCGATGCATCGATGGTGCAACCGTCGAGCGTCGATGTACGGCTCGACAAGCTCTTTCGGGTGTTCAACAACACCCGCTACACGCACATCGACCCGTCGAAGCAGCAGGACGAGTTGACCTCGCTCGTCGAACCGGCCGAGAGTGAACCGTTCGTTCTGCACCCAGGGGAGTTCGTACTCGGATCCACGCTCGAGCTGACAACGCTGCCCGACTACTTGGCGGGACGCCTGGAAGGCAAGAGTTCGCTCGGCCGCCTCGGGTTGTTGACGCACTCGACGGCGGGCTTCATCGACCCGGGATTCAGCGGCCACATCACGTTGGAACTGTCGAACGTGGCAAACCTGCCGATCACGCTGTGGCCGGGAATGAAGATCGGACAGCTGTGTCTGTTCAAGCTGTCGAGCCCGTCCGAACACCCCTACGGCAGCGCGCAGGTGGGCTCGAAATATCAGGGCCAGCGTGGACCGACACCGTCGAAGGCTTACCTGAACTTCGTCCAGTCTCCGGTGAACTGA
- a CDS encoding Hsp70 family protein, whose product MSAVLGASLGVSGIRTVSTDLTVYPPRSSESKVQIPESSADPWGSVTWAVHRFARESIGTDATPVLALREKNPTEAYGVEHYDGLALVSDLGAQIGALQEAGELAGEQTVALFDVGAGGVTVSIVDRETGHVHGSRRSAVFSGDGCDAALSTFLMDNYGLGRALEETARDLLVETVCSAKERLSTLTAVEIAGPFISGGVVLYRSQLDELVRESVYDAVTLAASMIADVPRVDAVFAVGGGANMQIVRQSLIDGLSVPVFVPREPELLAARGAAGMARDFARSTVPATAPAVRPRHSDTSSRRLTRIRGSRYLGGAMVALVAGGVGVSIAAASSSDTDPTPGIVYSPVITSSQAEVSPSAPTVAPSPTPLPVTTTTEAPESTESESGSTSQSTSANVPTSDSARTDRRRNETTTTASPDPTTSTKPTRTKDTDSASPTNPTSPSIPTTSKAPPTTSQAPTTSKPASATNSPTRTRSTSHPG is encoded by the coding sequence GTGTCAGCCGTTCTCGGCGCATCGCTTGGTGTGAGTGGAATCCGCACAGTGTCCACGGACCTGACTGTGTATCCGCCGCGCAGCAGCGAGTCGAAAGTTCAGATACCCGAGTCCTCTGCGGACCCGTGGGGATCGGTGACCTGGGCCGTTCATCGTTTCGCTCGGGAGAGCATCGGCACGGACGCGACGCCCGTGCTGGCGCTGCGCGAGAAGAACCCGACGGAGGCGTACGGCGTCGAACACTACGACGGGCTGGCACTCGTCTCGGACCTCGGCGCGCAGATCGGTGCTTTGCAGGAAGCCGGCGAACTGGCCGGTGAGCAGACCGTTGCCCTGTTCGACGTCGGCGCAGGCGGGGTCACGGTGTCGATCGTGGATCGCGAAACGGGTCACGTGCACGGCTCGCGGCGCAGCGCTGTGTTCTCCGGCGATGGATGCGACGCCGCGCTGTCGACCTTTCTGATGGACAACTACGGCCTGGGGCGGGCGTTGGAAGAAACCGCCCGCGATCTACTGGTCGAGACGGTCTGCTCGGCCAAGGAACGGTTGTCGACACTCACCGCTGTCGAGATTGCCGGTCCGTTCATCTCGGGCGGTGTCGTGCTCTACCGATCGCAACTGGACGAGCTCGTCCGCGAGAGCGTCTACGACGCCGTCACGCTCGCTGCCTCGATGATCGCCGACGTCCCGCGTGTCGACGCCGTGTTCGCCGTCGGCGGCGGTGCGAACATGCAGATCGTCCGTCAGTCGCTGATCGACGGTTTGTCGGTGCCGGTGTTCGTCCCTCGCGAGCCCGAACTGCTCGCCGCGCGGGGGGCCGCGGGGATGGCACGCGACTTCGCCCGATCCACCGTTCCCGCTACCGCCCCCGCTGTGCGCCCACGGCACAGTGATACCTCCTCGCGTCGACTCACCAGGATTCGAGGGTCGCGATACCTCGGCGGAGCCATGGTCGCCCTGGTGGCCGGAGGAGTGGGCGTGTCGATCGCGGCAGCCTCGAGCAGCGACACCGACCCGACGCCGGGGATCGTCTATTCACCGGTCATCACGTCCTCGCAGGCCGAGGTGAGCCCGTCCGCACCAACGGTCGCCCCGTCACCCACACCTCTTCCTGTGACCACCACGACAGAGGCTCCAGAGTCGACGGAGTCCGAATCGGGCAGCACGTCGCAGAGCACGTCGGCGAACGTCCCCACCAGCGACAGCGCCAGGACTGATCGACGCCGGAACGAGACGACCACCACCGCGTCACCGGACCCAACGACCAGCACGAAGCCGACGCGGACGAAAGACACCGATTCCGCCTCGCCGACCAACCCGACCTCGCCGAGTATTCCGACGACAAGCAAGGCACCGCCCACGACAAGCCAGGCGCCCACGACGAGCAAGCCTGCCTCGGCCACGAACTCGCCGACCCGCACAAGGAGCACATCGCACCCAGGTTGA
- a CDS encoding bifunctional diguanylate cyclase/phosphodiesterase translates to MSADASNAPVVYVALLRDLVNSFELDIAFLRHTDFENRTTVLIAEWPPRTNVAHPDPLHTVPFDGADPIFAAAESLDSVLTVCVDGGIADYRTRVESASGFVPQSLVAVPLIAGAATVEVLGFGKLAGRDWTEDEFNALRAIAALTTQVHTRVAAEERFRYSATHDEQTGLVNRGALLDYLRGRLADHTSGPVAILFLDLGRFEALSNFLGHLAGDEYIAAAARALTRDVGATALIARLGGDEFVLVLHGPSNAHHAHLTARTALDAIRLLDVPGLDRSRRATVGISIAHPGRVAADEALQRADQAALIAKVNGDNDVVQFTDSVQRQSELRSDIEIHLRTAIRNDSLVLYFQPEIDLITKRITAVEALVRWQHPHRGLLPPAAFIPVAEATNLAGELGSWVLEQSLRTLGEWATSLPDLDISMRVNVSPAQLVGAGFVDEVEKVLRRHSIEGSSLWLEITEVAVVRDIEHTRRTLAGLRRLGVRIAIDDFGTGFSSLSHLKALPVDALKIDRAFVADLGFAGGDLAIVDSVIGLAASFGLDVIAEGVETLDAANTLIDRGCTRAQGYLMSRPVSAVDALALLRVGTIDI, encoded by the coding sequence ATGAGTGCCGATGCCTCGAACGCCCCTGTCGTGTACGTCGCACTTCTCCGCGATCTCGTCAACAGCTTCGAACTCGACATCGCTTTTCTGCGCCACACCGACTTCGAGAATCGAACTACGGTATTGATCGCGGAGTGGCCCCCGCGCACGAACGTGGCACACCCCGACCCACTGCACACCGTGCCGTTCGACGGCGCCGACCCGATATTCGCCGCGGCCGAATCGCTCGACAGCGTGCTGACGGTGTGCGTCGACGGTGGTATCGCCGACTATCGCACCCGAGTGGAGTCCGCGTCCGGTTTCGTCCCACAGTCTCTCGTCGCCGTCCCGTTGATCGCCGGTGCCGCCACCGTAGAAGTACTGGGCTTCGGCAAACTGGCGGGACGGGACTGGACCGAGGACGAATTCAACGCCCTGCGAGCAATCGCTGCATTGACTACCCAGGTTCATACCCGGGTCGCCGCCGAGGAGCGATTTCGTTATTCGGCCACTCACGACGAGCAGACCGGACTGGTCAACCGAGGAGCATTGCTCGACTATCTGCGAGGCAGACTTGCCGATCACACATCCGGACCGGTCGCGATCCTATTCCTCGACCTCGGCCGATTCGAGGCATTGAGCAACTTCCTCGGCCACCTGGCAGGCGACGAGTACATCGCCGCTGCCGCACGCGCGCTTACCCGAGACGTGGGGGCGACCGCATTGATCGCGCGCCTCGGCGGCGACGAGTTCGTGCTGGTTCTTCACGGGCCGAGCAACGCACACCACGCTCATCTCACCGCAAGGACAGCACTCGACGCGATCAGACTGCTCGATGTGCCCGGACTCGACCGGTCACGACGAGCCACCGTCGGGATCTCGATCGCCCACCCCGGGCGCGTCGCTGCGGACGAGGCGCTACAACGGGCCGACCAGGCCGCACTGATTGCAAAGGTCAACGGCGACAACGACGTCGTGCAATTCACCGATTCGGTGCAACGCCAGAGCGAGCTTCGCAGCGATATCGAAATCCATCTCCGGACCGCCATCAGGAACGACTCCCTCGTGCTGTACTTCCAGCCTGAGATCGACCTGATCACCAAGCGCATCACGGCTGTCGAGGCACTTGTCCGGTGGCAGCACCCCCACCGAGGACTGCTTCCGCCGGCCGCGTTCATCCCGGTCGCCGAGGCAACCAATCTGGCCGGTGAACTGGGCAGCTGGGTGTTGGAGCAATCACTCCGGACGCTCGGTGAATGGGCCACGTCACTTCCGGATCTGGACATTTCCATGCGGGTCAACGTCTCACCCGCTCAGTTGGTCGGAGCCGGTTTCGTCGACGAGGTGGAGAAGGTGTTGCGTAGACACTCGATCGAGGGTTCCTCACTGTGGCTCGAGATCACCGAAGTTGCAGTCGTACGGGATATCGAACACACAAGGCGGACACTCGCCGGGCTCCGGAGGCTCGGAGTGCGCATCGCTATCGACGACTTCGGGACCGGGTTCAGTTCACTCTCACATCTGAAAGCGCTCCCGGTCGACGCACTGAAGATCGACCGGGCGTTCGTGGCCGATCTGGGGTTCGCCGGTGGCGATCTTGCCATCGTCGACTCCGTCATCGGATTGGCTGCATCCTTCGGACTCGACGTGATAGCGGAAGGCGTGGAGACTCTGGACGCCGCAAACACCCTGATCGACCGCGGATGCACTCGCGCCCAGGGTTATCTGATGTCCCGGCCGGTGTCGGCCGTCGACGCTCTCGCACTACTCCGCGTCGGAACCATCGACATCTGA
- a CDS encoding Rv1355c family protein, producing the protein MTHRTQLDWNARVLDENDPADRIELDRLRQDPVIEFLDRLDEQRDGLSRLTPPPPQELIDEPMRWIHYPWRRTVVATLGPRSFRRLRLDRNRNKITAEEQDRLAETTIGIVGLSVGHAIAYALALDGVCGALRLADFDEIELSNLNRIPATLLDLGLSKPVVAARRIAELDPYLAVTIDDRGVTAETADSFIDGVDLLIEECDSLDVKILVRERARALGVPVIMETSDRGLLDVERFDLEPERPLFHGLLGDVQSSALANLSTHDKVPYVLALLGAEDISARMAASMIEVDRTTTTWPQLGSEVGLGGASVAGAVRRFGLGQRLDSGRVRIHIDEHLDLLAPPTIPAEPTAQNRSSDGQPEFDSPRSAIVHAATRAPSGGNVQPWTVTTTRGSVRLALDRDRTSGLDVAYRGSHVALGAALYNARSAAAYHGVLGDVTVEALGDSVDIVVELGAGTDPGLAKNYHALLSRSTNRTVGSPREVNPEVLADLAAASVLEGVRVALITDRSSIQQIAEIIAESDRIRYLTKSLHTEMISELRWPGQPDPDTGIEVAALALDSTDLVKLDVSRRSDVMELLGDWDAGIALGEDSYDRVVSSSAVAVSIVDGNAATDFVRGGAGTQRLWIAAESHGLAVHPSSPVFLYAQSPSEFEQLSARYAGALAGLRQRFARIVGIDVDESIALVLRLSHTDAAAVTSRRRTGA; encoded by the coding sequence GTGACACATCGTACGCAGCTGGACTGGAACGCACGGGTGCTCGACGAGAACGACCCCGCAGACCGAATAGAACTGGACCGTCTTCGACAAGACCCGGTCATCGAGTTCCTCGATCGACTCGACGAGCAACGGGACGGGCTGTCTCGCCTGACGCCACCGCCCCCACAAGAACTCATCGACGAGCCGATGAGGTGGATCCACTATCCGTGGCGCCGAACCGTCGTCGCGACGCTGGGACCACGCAGCTTCCGGCGCCTCCGCCTCGACCGCAACCGCAACAAGATCACCGCGGAAGAACAGGATCGGTTGGCCGAGACCACGATCGGAATCGTCGGACTGAGTGTCGGCCACGCGATCGCGTACGCACTGGCACTCGATGGCGTCTGCGGCGCACTGCGTCTCGCCGACTTCGACGAGATCGAACTCTCGAACCTCAACCGGATACCAGCCACACTGCTCGATCTGGGGCTGAGCAAACCCGTCGTCGCGGCCCGGCGTATCGCCGAACTCGACCCCTACCTTGCTGTCACGATCGACGACCGAGGGGTGACCGCGGAAACCGCCGACAGCTTCATCGACGGAGTCGATCTACTGATCGAGGAATGTGATTCGCTCGACGTGAAGATCCTGGTGCGCGAACGCGCCAGAGCACTCGGCGTACCGGTCATCATGGAGACGAGCGACCGCGGGCTGCTCGATGTCGAGAGGTTCGACCTCGAGCCCGAGCGACCGTTGTTTCACGGCCTACTCGGCGACGTCCAGTCCAGTGCTCTCGCGAATCTGTCGACGCACGACAAGGTTCCCTACGTGCTCGCTCTACTCGGTGCCGAGGATATCTCTGCGCGAATGGCAGCGTCGATGATCGAGGTGGATCGCACGACAACGACGTGGCCTCAGTTGGGCAGTGAAGTCGGACTCGGCGGGGCCTCGGTTGCAGGTGCAGTACGCAGATTCGGCCTCGGCCAACGTCTCGACTCCGGCCGCGTGCGGATTCACATCGACGAACACCTCGATCTGCTGGCCCCGCCGACCATCCCCGCCGAACCGACGGCACAGAACCGGAGTTCCGACGGACAACCGGAATTCGACAGTCCCCGCTCCGCGATCGTGCACGCCGCAACCCGGGCACCATCCGGTGGAAACGTACAACCCTGGACCGTCACCACGACAAGAGGATCGGTCCGTCTCGCGCTCGATCGCGACCGAACCTCGGGCCTGGACGTCGCCTATCGCGGCAGTCATGTCGCGCTCGGTGCAGCGCTGTACAACGCACGTAGTGCAGCCGCCTACCACGGCGTTCTCGGGGACGTGACCGTCGAAGCTCTCGGCGACTCCGTGGACATCGTCGTCGAACTGGGAGCAGGCACTGATCCGGGCCTGGCAAAGAACTACCACGCACTGCTGTCGAGATCGACGAATCGCACCGTGGGATCGCCACGCGAGGTGAACCCCGAGGTGCTGGCCGATCTCGCTGCCGCATCGGTGCTCGAGGGTGTTCGGGTAGCTCTCATCACCGATCGGTCCTCGATCCAACAGATCGCCGAGATAATCGCCGAATCCGATCGCATTCGCTACCTGACGAAATCGCTTCATACAGAGATGATCTCGGAGCTCAGGTGGCCGGGGCAGCCCGATCCCGACACAGGAATCGAGGTCGCTGCCCTCGCTCTGGATTCGACGGACCTGGTCAAACTGGACGTCTCGCGCAGATCCGATGTGATGGAACTACTAGGAGACTGGGACGCGGGTATCGCGTTGGGGGAAGACAGCTACGACCGCGTGGTATCCAGTTCTGCTGTCGCCGTATCGATCGTCGACGGCAACGCCGCAACCGACTTCGTTCGAGGCGGCGCCGGTACGCAACGCCTCTGGATCGCCGCCGAGTCGCACGGGTTGGCAGTGCATCCGTCGTCGCCGGTGTTTCTCTACGCGCAGAGCCCGTCCGAGTTCGAGCAGTTGTCTGCGCGCTACGCAGGTGCGCTCGCCGGGCTTCGCCAGCGGTTTGCCCGGATAGTCGGAATCGACGTCGACGAATCCATCGCTTTGGTCCTACGCCTGTCGCACACCGACGCTGCGGCAGTGACCAGCAGGCGTCGCACAGGGGCCTAA
- a CDS encoding Hsp70 family protein: MRTVLGVSVGSATARATALDSADESVRSANVARALEASDHVAAALELLGSMAAAQHVEPADTVLAVPDDPASRVRNSAYAVHRSDRCGIVSELGAQLRFLRGTGQLDGLRTVAVCDVGASGTTVSIADPASGQVFCSKRTTAFGAAVCDEAIKNYLLTTYGADELISSATLDSLLVAIGYAREQLSILRVAEVPGPFVGGPVRLWRSSFDDIIERSVRYVEGWTASVIVEAPHAVNALVMVGGCAHLPLLRRVFRRDLRLPVLVPAMPESLTAHGAALLASDEVRSRSRRPLVAVKTMPAQPVFVGTSYDSVPRHRSA; the protein is encoded by the coding sequence ATGAGAACGGTGCTTGGAGTGTCCGTCGGCTCTGCCACGGCGCGTGCGACTGCCCTCGATTCGGCCGACGAGTCTGTCCGTTCGGCCAACGTCGCGCGCGCTCTCGAAGCGTCCGATCACGTGGCAGCAGCGCTCGAGTTGCTGGGGTCGATGGCCGCCGCGCAGCACGTCGAACCCGCAGACACGGTGCTCGCTGTGCCGGACGATCCGGCGTCGCGGGTACGGAACTCCGCGTACGCGGTTCATCGCTCCGATCGATGCGGCATTGTGTCGGAACTGGGTGCGCAGCTGAGGTTTCTTCGAGGGACCGGGCAATTGGACGGACTCCGCACGGTCGCGGTGTGCGACGTGGGTGCCTCCGGTACGACGGTGTCGATCGCCGACCCCGCCAGCGGGCAAGTCTTCTGCTCCAAGCGGACCACGGCGTTCGGCGCGGCCGTGTGCGACGAGGCGATCAAGAACTACCTGCTGACCACCTACGGCGCGGACGAATTGATCTCCAGCGCCACCCTTGACAGCCTCCTGGTCGCAATCGGCTACGCCCGCGAACAGCTGTCGATCCTGCGCGTCGCCGAAGTCCCCGGTCCATTCGTCGGGGGCCCGGTTCGGCTGTGGCGCAGTTCATTCGACGATATCATCGAGCGCTCGGTTCGCTACGTCGAAGGCTGGACGGCCAGCGTCATCGTCGAAGCTCCCCACGCAGTGAACGCCCTCGTCATGGTCGGTGGATGTGCCCATCTGCCGTTGCTGAGGCGGGTATTCCGGCGCGATCTGAGGCTGCCCGTTCTGGTTCCGGCGATGCCCGAGTCACTCACTGCGCACGGTGCAGCGTTGCTCGCTTCCGACGAAGTTAGAAGCCGATCGAGGCGACCCCTGGTCGCCGTCAAGACGATGCCGGCCCAGCCCGTCTTCGTCGGCACTTCCTACGATTCGGTGCCTCGGCACAGGTCCGCCTGA
- a CDS encoding ANTAR domain-containing protein, with product MDDSRTSIDWAVGVLIALRGYSPEQAFEELVSHSYTFDVSLLHSARSLVAAAREIAVDSLPVDATEREWGGLLAERRPVARVDNVA from the coding sequence ATGGACGATTCTCGAACAAGTATCGATTGGGCGGTCGGGGTTCTCATTGCATTACGGGGATATTCCCCGGAACAGGCATTCGAAGAATTGGTCTCGCATAGTTACACGTTCGATGTCAGCTTGTTGCACTCGGCGCGCTCGCTTGTTGCAGCTGCACGAGAAATTGCAGTCGATTCACTGCCTGTGGATGCCACCGAACGTGAGTGGGGCGGACTGCTCGCCGAGCGGCGTCCAGTGGCGCGCGTCGACAACGTCGCCTGA
- a CDS encoding bifunctional diguanylate cyclase/phosphodiesterase translates to MRRIRSLDRLVTDVASDLMGVDAASVLLAYTRVLRSLVEYFGVDAGYLRHTDYENRSTVMVAEWPARLDAPDPDPLGVVYFADADPVFAACEHLVQPRVFRPSTSEESYRRRVEAASGYSVTSMAVVPLVHERSIGWVGLVKGGDRDWSEEETNALVAIASMFTQVHARILAEELLLEAAQHDALTGLSNRRGVTEDLERRLGAGSEGIPVAVLFLDLDRLKALNDFYGHTAGDAYLLALADTLREVLDDGTTIARWGGDEFVIVMQPSAIEGKPTSPYDVALRILDAVATTRVSIAGDAITRTASIGVTTAYPGVDGVNEVIANADQAALVAKRIGGNHVALFDSTIRAHNALRNDVELHLLAAIQGGDLVLHFQPEVNLEDGTITAVEALVRWQHPTRGLLPPADFIDIAETSDLATALGAWVLHDAIRCYQEWVRHLPDLDIMLRVNVSPAQLLATEFVDIVEQELASGLVPPGNLCLEVTENAVVQDTGQAAKVLSMLRELGVLIAIDDFGTGFSSLAHLKILPVDALKIDREFVEHLDSNPGDQAIVRAIASLADAFGLDLIAEGLETEAAQAALLSVGCTRAQGYLFSKPVPADSMQTLLTRRILSPASAE, encoded by the coding sequence ATGCGTCGAATTCGAAGTCTCGACCGTTTGGTCACCGACGTTGCATCAGACCTCATGGGGGTCGATGCAGCGTCGGTGTTGCTCGCCTATACCCGCGTACTTCGCTCCCTGGTGGAGTATTTCGGGGTCGATGCCGGCTACCTTCGACATACCGACTACGAAAATCGGTCGACTGTGATGGTCGCCGAATGGCCGGCCCGACTGGACGCGCCGGACCCCGACCCGCTCGGCGTCGTCTACTTTGCCGACGCCGACCCGGTGTTCGCGGCATGCGAGCACCTCGTGCAGCCGAGGGTGTTCCGCCCGTCGACGTCGGAGGAGTCGTATCGCCGACGCGTGGAAGCTGCATCCGGATACTCCGTGACCTCCATGGCAGTGGTCCCGCTCGTCCACGAGCGATCCATCGGTTGGGTCGGATTGGTCAAAGGCGGTGACCGTGACTGGTCCGAGGAGGAAACCAATGCCCTGGTGGCAATCGCATCGATGTTCACCCAGGTTCATGCCAGGATTCTCGCCGAGGAATTGCTTCTCGAAGCAGCCCAACACGACGCACTGACCGGTCTTTCCAATCGACGAGGGGTGACGGAGGACCTGGAACGCCGCCTCGGCGCGGGGTCGGAGGGCATCCCGGTGGCGGTGTTGTTTCTCGATCTCGACAGATTGAAAGCCCTCAACGATTTCTACGGCCACACCGCTGGCGACGCGTATCTCCTTGCGCTCGCCGACACGTTGCGCGAGGTGCTCGACGACGGCACCACGATTGCACGCTGGGGCGGAGACGAATTCGTGATCGTCATGCAGCCTTCCGCAATCGAGGGAAAGCCGACGTCACCGTACGACGTCGCGCTGCGGATTCTCGATGCCGTCGCCACCACCCGCGTCAGCATCGCCGGTGATGCCATCACGCGCACCGCGAGCATCGGCGTGACGACTGCATATCCGGGAGTGGACGGCGTCAACGAGGTGATAGCCAATGCCGACCAAGCCGCGCTCGTCGCGAAGCGAATCGGCGGAAATCATGTGGCGCTGTTCGATTCGACGATTCGAGCTCACAACGCGTTGCGCAACGACGTCGAACTGCATCTCCTTGCAGCAATACAAGGTGGCGACCTGGTGCTGCACTTTCAACCAGAAGTGAACCTCGAGGACGGCACGATCACCGCTGTCGAGGCGTTGGTGCGGTGGCAGCACCCGACGCGTGGCCTGCTGCCACCGGCCGACTTCATCGACATAGCCGAGACCTCCGACCTGGCGACCGCGCTCGGGGCATGGGTTCTGCACGACGCCATCCGCTGCTACCAGGAATGGGTTCGTCATCTCCCTGACCTGGACATCATGTTGCGTGTCAACGTTTCCCCCGCCCAACTCCTGGCAACCGAGTTCGTCGACATCGTCGAGCAAGAACTTGCCTCCGGGCTGGTCCCACCCGGCAACCTGTGCTTGGAGGTAACCGAGAACGCCGTCGTTCAGGACACCGGCCAGGCCGCGAAGGTTCTGAGCATGCTCCGAGAATTGGGGGTACTCATCGCGATCGACGATTTCGGTACCGGATTCAGTTCGTTGGCGCACCTTAAGATCCTTCCGGTCGATGCACTGAAGATCGACCGTGAATTCGTCGAACACCTCGACTCGAATCCCGGTGACCAGGCCATCGTTCGCGCGATCGCGAGTCTTGCGGATGCGTTCGGACTCGACCTGATCGCCGAAGGTCTCGAAACCGAAGCCGCGCAAGCCGCATTGTTGTCCGTCGGTTGCACACGGGCGCAGGGTTATCTGTTCTCCAAGCCCGTCCCCGCAGACTCGATGCAGACATTGCTGACCCGACGAATATTGTCGCCCGCGTCTGCCGAGTAA